The following are encoded together in the Bradyrhizobium algeriense genome:
- a CDS encoding FAD binding domain-containing protein: MTPSAMTATQAGEFRAAGTDLSERRRSGVSTGPLIDISATPDTIGMHWDTEGSLRIGAFTTIAAIAADARLAAAYPGIATSAQGLATPQIRHLATLGGNLAQRSRCWYFRNPHIACLKKGGSDCPARSGNHLYHVAFDLGPCVAPHPSTMAAALLAYEAKVTTDCRSSLTIGDLLGDGSNGSADNALQPGEMIKSIELPVPLQGEHALYKRAISRTHAEWPLVEICARAVIKDGAFQFVRLAAGGIASVPLRLVAAEAALQGKPANVAAIAVAAERATSGAKPLPMTGYKLDLLKGLVQDLLERLAGNQATDS, translated from the coding sequence ATGACACCATCAGCCATGACCGCCACGCAAGCAGGCGAATTCCGCGCCGCCGGCACCGACCTCTCCGAGCGGCGGCGCAGCGGCGTCTCGACTGGACCGCTGATCGACATATCAGCCACGCCCGACACGATCGGGATGCATTGGGACACTGAGGGGAGTTTGCGCATCGGCGCCTTCACCACCATTGCCGCCATCGCTGCGGACGCGCGCCTCGCCGCGGCGTATCCGGGCATTGCCACGTCCGCGCAAGGTCTGGCGACGCCGCAGATCCGCCACCTCGCCACCCTCGGCGGCAATCTCGCGCAGCGTTCGCGCTGCTGGTATTTTCGAAATCCGCACATCGCCTGCCTGAAGAAAGGCGGGTCCGACTGTCCGGCCCGGTCCGGCAATCATCTCTATCATGTCGCCTTCGACCTCGGTCCCTGCGTGGCGCCGCATCCCTCGACGATGGCGGCGGCGCTGCTGGCCTATGAGGCGAAAGTGACGACCGACTGCAGGAGCTCGCTGACGATCGGCGACCTCCTCGGCGACGGCTCCAACGGCAGCGCCGACAACGCGCTACAGCCGGGCGAGATGATCAAGAGCATCGAGCTTCCCGTTCCGCTGCAAGGCGAGCACGCGCTGTACAAGCGCGCGATCAGCCGCACCCATGCGGAATGGCCGCTGGTCGAGATCTGCGCCCGCGCCGTGATCAAGGACGGCGCGTTCCAGTTCGTCCGCCTCGCCGCCGGCGGCATCGCATCGGTGCCGCTGCGGCTCGTCGCAGCGGAAGCGGCATTGCAGGGGAAGCCGGCCAATGTAGCAGCGATTGCCGTTGCCGCAGAACGCGCGACATCAGGTGCAAAGCCGTTGCCGATGACGGGATATAAACTCGATCTGCTGAAGGGGCTCGTGCAGGACTTGCTGGAGCGGCTGGCGGGTAACCAGGCCACGGACTCATAA
- a CDS encoding molybdopterin-dependent oxidoreductase, with protein sequence MSTMTINGKLAPLPDDPDALLVDVVRDALDLTGTKLVCGAGVCGACTVLVDGEPAVSCLMPAGSAANKSITTVEGIGAKALHPVQKAFMAHDALQCGFCTPGFIVEAAAFHDSWRAAKGTAVPSREEIGAALSGHLCRCGAYDGIFRAVADACAGRFDGNDILPPRMEARDKVTGSAKYTVDIHHDGQLEGVILRSPFAHARISELDLAPARAMPGVSAVISLLRDDRIVRYVGEPIAAVAAKNRKTALAAIAAIKLGSERLPSAIGLDEARKADAPVVFEKSARKMAGNVSEGGGAPASWKGNIRGPSAAFSKKPKKVRSWVEGARAANNPLLVEAIFRTGTQQHACLEPHAAVARFDGDRLTVHVSTQAVFHVMELIAKRYKLGHDKVRVIADHVGGGFGSKAALGVETTTAIELAREAKAPVRIAYDRHEELSVTGYRPATEMKIALLPSEQGELKALSLTAYADTGAATNSTIAALARLIYPAEAKELADFDVISNLPAGAPFRGPGGPPMAFALEQAIDEAALRMKVDPIALRKRWDPDPNRQRLYDWAFGLEVWRNRKPIAAQSGRYRRGVGVATGYWLYLWQPGSKVEVAVKAGRLVASTATQDIGTGTRTVIANTVAREFGLEPHEIEVRIGDSKLPEGPGSGGSRVTASVIPPMLLAIEQLKAAIQQNAKRQPVPGSNAPWREMLAASPDLSVSSVRPEDSKPMAPGVQSPLKQAGFMGMIFGWMMRRFSNLAIGAGVPSSVQVIEVEVDTWLGHVRVVNVHTGIAVGKIAAPALAHSQAAGAVIQGIGYALYEAREVDSRTGDVLSGGMEDYRIPGIADTPMIDVHFDQSGFDHVLGGSVGIGEVATVPTSPAVANAIYNATGVRLTELPIRPDRLVAALKGRAAA encoded by the coding sequence ATGAGCACGATGACGATCAACGGCAAGCTTGCTCCCCTCCCCGACGATCCCGATGCGCTGCTGGTCGACGTCGTGCGCGACGCGCTCGACCTTACCGGCACCAAGCTGGTCTGCGGGGCCGGCGTCTGCGGCGCCTGCACCGTGCTGGTCGATGGCGAGCCCGCCGTGAGCTGCCTGATGCCGGCGGGATCGGCTGCGAACAAGTCGATCACAACTGTCGAGGGCATCGGCGCCAAGGCATTGCACCCGGTGCAGAAGGCCTTCATGGCGCACGATGCCCTGCAATGCGGCTTCTGCACGCCGGGCTTCATCGTCGAGGCCGCGGCGTTTCACGATTCCTGGAGGGCGGCAAAGGGGACAGCCGTGCCGTCGCGCGAGGAAATCGGCGCGGCGCTGTCGGGCCATCTCTGCCGCTGCGGCGCCTATGACGGCATCTTCCGCGCCGTGGCGGATGCCTGTGCCGGCCGCTTCGACGGCAACGATATCCTGCCACCGCGCATGGAAGCGCGCGACAAGGTGACGGGATCGGCGAAGTATACCGTCGACATCCATCATGACGGCCAGCTCGAAGGCGTGATCCTGCGTTCGCCGTTCGCGCATGCGCGCATCAGCGAACTCGACCTGGCGCCGGCGCGCGCGATGCCGGGGGTGAGCGCTGTGATCTCGCTGCTCCGCGACGATCGCATCGTCCGCTATGTCGGCGAACCGATCGCCGCCGTCGCAGCAAAGAACCGCAAGACCGCGCTGGCCGCGATCGCCGCCATCAAACTCGGCAGCGAACGCCTGCCGTCGGCGATCGGGCTCGACGAAGCCCGCAAGGCCGATGCGCCGGTCGTATTCGAAAAATCCGCGCGCAAGATGGCCGGCAACGTCTCCGAAGGCGGCGGCGCGCCGGCCTCCTGGAAAGGCAACATCCGCGGACCGTCGGCAGCTTTTTCCAAAAAGCCGAAGAAGGTGCGGAGCTGGGTCGAGGGCGCACGCGCGGCGAATAATCCGCTGCTGGTGGAGGCTATCTTCCGCACCGGCACGCAACAGCATGCCTGCCTCGAGCCGCATGCGGCGGTGGCGCGTTTCGACGGCGACCGGCTGACCGTGCATGTTTCGACGCAGGCGGTGTTTCATGTGATGGAGCTGATCGCCAAGCGCTACAAGCTCGGCCACGACAAGGTACGCGTGATTGCCGATCATGTCGGCGGCGGTTTTGGTTCGAAGGCAGCACTCGGCGTGGAAACGACCACCGCGATCGAACTGGCGCGCGAAGCGAAGGCGCCGGTCAGAATAGCCTACGACCGGCACGAGGAACTTTCGGTGACCGGCTATCGGCCGGCGACGGAAATGAAGATCGCACTACTGCCTTCCGAGCAAGGCGAATTGAAAGCGCTGTCGCTAACCGCCTATGCCGACACCGGCGCCGCGACCAATTCGACCATCGCCGCACTGGCGCGCCTGATCTATCCGGCGGAAGCAAAAGAGCTCGCCGATTTCGACGTCATCAGCAATTTGCCGGCCGGCGCTCCGTTCCGCGGACCCGGCGGGCCGCCGATGGCGTTTGCGCTGGAACAGGCGATCGACGAAGCGGCGCTGCGCATGAAGGTCGATCCGATCGCGCTGCGCAAGCGCTGGGATCCCGATCCCAACCGGCAGCGGCTGTACGATTGGGCCTTCGGCCTGGAGGTGTGGCGCAACCGGAAACCGATCGCCGCGCAGAGCGGCCGTTATCGCCGCGGCGTCGGCGTCGCCACCGGCTACTGGCTTTATCTGTGGCAGCCCGGCTCGAAGGTCGAGGTGGCGGTGAAGGCCGGACGCCTCGTCGCCAGCACCGCGACGCAGGATATCGGCACCGGCACCCGCACCGTGATCGCCAATACGGTCGCGCGCGAATTCGGGCTGGAGCCGCATGAGATCGAGGTCAGGATCGGCGATTCAAAACTGCCGGAAGGTCCGGGCTCGGGCGGCAGCCGCGTCACCGCTTCGGTGATCCCGCCGATGCTGCTGGCGATCGAGCAGTTGAAAGCCGCGATCCAGCAAAACGCCAAGCGGCAGCCGGTCCCCGGCTCCAACGCGCCGTGGCGTGAAATGCTCGCGGCCTCACCCGATCTCAGCGTTTCCAGCGTACGGCCGGAAGACTCCAAGCCGATGGCGCCGGGCGTCCAGTCGCCGCTCAAGCAGGCCGGCTTCATGGGGATGATCTTCGGCTGGATGATGCGGCGCTTCTCCAACCTTGCGATCGGCGCCGGCGTGCCGAGTTCGGTACAGGTGATCGAGGTCGAAGTCGATACCTGGCTCGGTCATGTACGCGTCGTCAACGTCCATACCGGCATTGCGGTGGGCAAAATCGCGGCGCCCGCGCTGGCGCACAGCCAGGCGGCGGGCGCCGTCATCCAGGGCATCGGCTACGCGCTCTATGAAGCACGCGAAGTCGATTCCCGCACCGGCGATGTGCTCAGCGGCGGCATGGAGGATTATCGCATTCCCGGCATCGCGGACACGCCAATGATCGACGTGCATTTCGACCAGAGCGGCTTCGACCACGTGCTCGGCGGCAGCGTCGGCATCGGCGAAGTCGCAACCGTACCGACCTCGCCCGCGGTCGCCAACGCGATTTACAATGCGACCGGCGTTCGGCTGACCGAACTGCCGATCCGTCCCGACCGTCTCGTCGCCGCGCTCAAAGGGAGGGCCGCCGCATGA
- a CDS encoding helix-turn-helix domain-containing protein — protein MSPRTRILDAAMLVFRRQGFRRSSIEQAAEAAGLTRQALYHHFESKEALFRAVIERLHEEALAAEIAAASAAENEGGSLADILVASVSAKLGQLAASLDGSPHVEELFSEHLLQARDLYQKYTTAYTEQLAETITRVCRKQDLTLNATTPRDFARHIEMAINGTKSAYPALQPAGAFLRDLEIMLRTLVAGAVSPAPRKPAAKPKPARKSTPRKSGDRR, from the coding sequence ATGAGTCCGCGCACCCGCATTCTCGATGCCGCAATGCTGGTGTTCCGCCGGCAGGGTTTCCGGCGCTCGTCGATCGAGCAGGCGGCAGAGGCCGCGGGCCTGACGCGGCAGGCGCTCTACCATCATTTCGAGTCCAAGGAAGCGCTGTTCCGCGCCGTCATCGAACGGCTGCATGAGGAGGCCCTTGCCGCCGAGATTGCCGCGGCCAGCGCCGCCGAGAACGAGGGCGGCAGCCTCGCCGACATCCTCGTCGCTTCGGTCAGCGCCAAGCTCGGGCAACTGGCCGCCTCGCTCGATGGCTCGCCCCATGTCGAGGAACTGTTCTCCGAACATTTGCTGCAGGCCCGCGACCTCTACCAGAAATACACCACCGCCTATACCGAGCAGCTCGCGGAAACGATCACGCGCGTCTGCCGCAAACAGGACCTCACGCTCAATGCCACGACGCCGCGTGATTTTGCACGGCACATCGAGATGGCGATTAACGGCACCAAATCCGCTTATCCGGCGCTGCAGCCGGCCGGCGCTTTCCTGAGGGATCTGGAGATCATGCTGCGGACGCTGGTGGCTGGCGCGGTGAGCCCGGCGCCGCGGAAGCCCGCGGCGAAGCCGAAGCCGGCAAGGAAATCCACTCCTCGCAAATCTGGAGATCGCAGATGA
- a CDS encoding KTSC domain-containing protein, translating into MTRLAFILALLFTAPWEEAEIVDVKDRGAVDLKPFNCQDVTRSSVISRVCYDAKSRRMLVQRHAAYHQYCDLPKDTLDAFLNAPSMGQFFNANIKAAGRDGNGPYDCRTDKVLSDQ; encoded by the coding sequence ATGACCCGTCTTGCTTTCATCCTCGCTTTGCTCTTCACCGCGCCCTGGGAAGAAGCCGAGATTGTTGACGTGAAAGATCGGGGAGCGGTCGATCTCAAGCCGTTCAACTGTCAGGACGTCACCCGGAGCAGCGTCATCAGCCGGGTCTGCTACGATGCCAAAAGCCGTCGCATGCTCGTGCAGCGCCACGCGGCCTACCACCAATATTGCGATCTGCCGAAGGACACGCTCGATGCGTTTCTGAACGCGCCCTCGATGGGCCAGTTCTTCAACGCCAACATCAAGGCGGCCGGCCGTGACGGGAACGGGCCGTATGACTGCCGCACAGATAAAGTGCTGTCTGATCAGTGA
- a CDS encoding TonB-dependent siderophore receptor: MNASLKTAGWLGAALPMLAAMIDVTPAQAQSSARELPAVVVDQPSRPPAARSRPAPSRQSASAASRRAAQRAQTAPDAAATAGARAETATGPVRGYLANQSGTGTKTDTPLRETPQSITVVTADRVTDQGALTVQESLRYVPGVFADAYGPDSRGDYPRIRGQDPNIYLDGTRVVNTWQFNEWRPDPFTLERIEVLRGPASVLYGDTSTAGLLNLVSKRPQAEAFNEIGVQYGSFNRKQVQLDSTGKLTKDGEWLYRFIGVFRDSNTQTDYVPDDRIVLAPSLTWRPTNNTNWTVLGTYQKDTTGSSTAFLPHEGTLFPGPNGLVPVRRFVSEPGFDKYQTETGAVSSLFEHSFGDGLKIRQNMRYAHVEGIYRTMYPDWSSNPADPFLDHPQHRTVARWFSSRQTTKDSFTSDSNAELKFATGAITHKALFGVDYRALGERASSSGEILDPRPFDLYAPVYNGIVAPLLSPEPDLRQSQLGLYAQDQMRLGPWLAVVGLRQDFVSNNVQGAPAEDTRATTGRAGLMYELPFGLTPYVTYAQSFTPIFGSGICVGGTCKAQQGEMVELGFKYNPMPGTAINGAIFDTTEKNRLASSPSALLSVQTGQVRIRGAELELISRVTPDLDLIGAYSYLNATVESGDNAGKRVETVPEHQASLWAKYRLTAFGLQGVTIGGGVRYIGESWDGTDTIRTPDYTLFDAMIRYETGPWRFQVNASNLADKRHVTTCLARGDCFFGLGRTVLGSATYRF; encoded by the coding sequence ATGAATGCAAGTTTGAAGACCGCGGGATGGCTCGGCGCCGCGCTGCCGATGCTCGCCGCGATGATCGACGTGACGCCGGCGCAAGCGCAATCGTCCGCGCGGGAATTACCGGCAGTTGTCGTCGACCAGCCCTCACGTCCGCCGGCTGCGCGGTCGCGCCCCGCACCCAGTCGGCAATCTGCGTCGGCCGCCAGCCGTCGCGCTGCTCAGCGCGCGCAGACGGCGCCTGATGCCGCGGCGACCGCGGGTGCGCGCGCTGAAACGGCGACCGGCCCGGTGCGCGGTTATCTCGCCAACCAGAGCGGCACCGGCACCAAGACCGACACGCCGCTGCGCGAAACCCCACAATCGATCACGGTGGTCACCGCCGACCGCGTCACCGATCAGGGCGCGCTCACCGTGCAGGAATCGCTGCGTTACGTGCCGGGTGTGTTCGCCGACGCCTATGGTCCGGATTCGCGCGGCGACTATCCGCGCATTCGCGGCCAGGATCCGAACATCTATCTCGACGGCACCCGCGTGGTGAACACGTGGCAGTTCAACGAATGGCGGCCCGATCCTTTCACGCTGGAGCGCATCGAGGTGCTGCGCGGTCCGGCATCGGTGCTGTATGGCGACACCTCGACGGCAGGCCTCTTGAACCTGGTCTCGAAGCGTCCGCAGGCGGAAGCATTCAACGAGATCGGCGTGCAGTATGGCAGCTTCAACCGCAAGCAGGTGCAGCTCGACTCGACCGGCAAGCTGACCAAGGACGGCGAGTGGCTGTATCGTTTCATCGGCGTGTTCCGCGACAGTAACACACAAACCGATTACGTTCCGGACGACCGCATTGTGCTAGCGCCGTCGCTGACCTGGCGGCCGACCAACAACACCAACTGGACCGTGCTCGGCACCTATCAGAAGGATACGACCGGCTCGTCGACGGCATTCCTGCCGCATGAGGGCACACTGTTTCCCGGCCCCAACGGCCTTGTTCCGGTGCGGAGATTCGTCAGCGAGCCGGGCTTCGACAAATACCAGACCGAAACCGGCGCGGTCTCCAGCCTGTTCGAGCACAGCTTTGGCGATGGCCTGAAGATCCGGCAGAACATGCGCTACGCCCATGTCGAGGGCATCTACCGGACCATGTATCCGGACTGGAGTTCAAACCCGGCCGATCCGTTTCTCGATCATCCCCAGCACCGCACCGTGGCGCGCTGGTTCTCAAGCCGGCAAACCACCAAGGACAGCTTCACCTCGGACTCCAACGCCGAGTTGAAGTTTGCCACCGGCGCGATCACGCACAAGGCGCTGTTCGGCGTCGACTATCGCGCCCTTGGCGAACGCGCGTCGTCCTCCGGCGAGATCCTCGATCCCAGGCCATTCGATCTCTATGCCCCCGTCTACAATGGCATCGTCGCGCCGCTGCTGTCGCCCGAGCCGGACCTGCGGCAAAGCCAGCTTGGGCTCTACGCGCAGGACCAGATGCGGCTCGGGCCGTGGCTGGCGGTCGTCGGCCTGCGCCAGGATTTTGTCAGCAACAACGTGCAGGGAGCTCCGGCGGAGGACACCAGGGCGACCACCGGCCGCGCCGGACTGATGTACGAATTGCCGTTCGGCCTGACGCCCTATGTCACCTATGCGCAATCCTTCACGCCGATCTTCGGCTCCGGCATCTGCGTCGGCGGCACCTGCAAGGCACAGCAGGGCGAAATGGTGGAACTGGGCTTCAAGTACAATCCAATGCCCGGCACGGCGATCAACGGTGCGATCTTCGACACGACAGAGAAGAACCGGCTGGCGAGCAGCCCCAGCGCTTTGCTCTCAGTCCAGACCGGGCAGGTACGCATTCGCGGCGCCGAGCTCGAACTGATCAGCCGCGTGACGCCGGATCTCGATCTGATCGGCGCCTATTCCTATCTCAACGCCACGGTGGAAAGCGGCGACAATGCCGGCAAGCGTGTCGAAACCGTCCCCGAACATCAGGCCTCGCTATGGGCGAAGTACCGCCTCACGGCGTTCGGCCTGCAGGGCGTCACGATCGGCGGCGGCGTGCGCTATATCGGCGAGTCATGGGACGGTACCGATACCATCCGCACACCTGATTACACGTTGTTCGACGCGATGATCCGCTACGAGACCGGCCCGTGGCGGTTTCAGGTCAACGCCAGCAACCTTGCCGACAAGCGTCATGTCACCACCTGCCTCGCGCGCGGCGACTGCTTCTTCGGTCTCGGCCGCACCGTGCTCGGGAGCGCGACGTACAGGTTCTAG
- a CDS encoding TetR/AcrR family transcriptional regulator, with protein MVASTSNTIHPFGEEDSSKRRQILDGARKVFMDLGFDGASMNEIARAAGVSKGTLYVYFADKSRLFEAIVEDEALERGKIAYNLDPKRDVETTLREFGQTYIGSICRPGGGSSIRTVMAIAERMPEVGRRFYENVLAQTINRLADYLQARVGPDDLAIDDCGLAAAQFLQMCQATLFLPFVFQAEPAPSAERIARVVDSATRLFLQTYRAKPA; from the coding sequence ATGGTTGCATCCACATCAAACACCATTCATCCCTTTGGCGAGGAAGACAGTTCGAAGCGCCGCCAGATTTTGGACGGCGCGCGAAAGGTGTTCATGGATCTGGGCTTTGATGGCGCCAGCATGAACGAGATCGCGCGCGCCGCCGGCGTCTCCAAGGGTACGCTCTACGTTTACTTCGCCGACAAGAGCCGGCTTTTCGAAGCCATCGTCGAGGACGAAGCGCTCGAAAGGGGCAAGATCGCCTACAATCTCGATCCCAAACGCGATGTCGAAACCACGCTGCGGGAGTTCGGCCAGACCTACATCGGTTCGATATGCCGGCCAGGCGGCGGATCGTCGATCCGCACGGTGATGGCGATCGCCGAGCGGATGCCGGAGGTCGGACGCCGGTTCTACGAGAACGTGCTGGCTCAGACGATCAACCGTCTCGCCGATTATCTGCAGGCCCGTGTCGGGCCGGACGATCTTGCCATCGACGATTGCGGATTGGCCGCTGCGCAGTTCCTGCAGATGTGCCAGGCGACGCTGTTCCTGCCGTTCGTGTTTCAGGCAGAGCCGGCGCCGTCGGCGGAGCGCATCGCGCGCGTGGTTGACAGCGCGACGCGGCTGTTTCTGCAGACGTACCGGGCGAAGCCGGCGTAA
- a CDS encoding HlyD family secretion protein codes for MAAARDQAARIVRAESEKAQDEAAPESAAQLAEQLRTHVEETRRRTAEAPGTERPAGVAEAAAAKPGKRKFIMIGALGLLALAAIGYGVHFVLVGRFYVSTDDAYVRANNTTLGARVSGHVAAILPRDNSIVRAGDVIFRIDDGDYRIAVDAARSKIATQQATIDRIGRQVTALESAAEQAKAQLASADAALKRAGLDFDRQQTLSTKGFASRAAFEVSEAGRDQSVAAVKSAQAAYDAARDNVEVTKAQQAEARAQLAELQTQLAKAERDLAFTSVRAPVDGTFSNRLVNAGDFIQAGQRLANVVPLNDVFIDANYKETQLKRIRPGQPVKISVDAYGHRKFAGIVDSISPAAGSVFTLLPPDNATGNFTKIVQRLPVRIRVPKEVAKQNLLRAGMSVYITVDTREGAADADSEADLDAPGAVQPQ; via the coding sequence ATGGCCGCAGCGAGAGACCAGGCCGCACGCATCGTTCGCGCCGAATCGGAAAAGGCGCAGGATGAAGCTGCGCCCGAGTCCGCCGCGCAGCTTGCGGAGCAGTTGCGGACTCACGTTGAGGAAACCAGACGTCGCACCGCGGAGGCGCCCGGCACCGAGCGGCCGGCCGGCGTCGCCGAAGCAGCGGCGGCGAAACCGGGCAAGCGCAAGTTCATCATGATCGGTGCGCTCGGACTGCTCGCGCTGGCCGCGATCGGTTACGGCGTCCACTTCGTCCTGGTCGGGCGCTTCTATGTCTCGACGGACGATGCTTACGTTCGCGCCAACAACACCACGCTTGGTGCCCGGGTATCGGGCCATGTCGCGGCAATCCTGCCCCGCGACAATTCGATCGTTCGCGCCGGCGACGTGATTTTCAGGATCGATGACGGCGACTATCGCATCGCAGTGGATGCCGCGCGGAGCAAGATCGCGACCCAGCAAGCCACCATCGACCGCATCGGCCGTCAGGTCACGGCGCTCGAAAGCGCCGCGGAGCAGGCCAAGGCGCAGCTCGCTTCCGCGGACGCGGCGCTGAAGCGCGCCGGTCTCGACTTCGATCGCCAGCAGACGCTGAGCACCAAGGGTTTTGCCTCGCGCGCCGCCTTCGAGGTTTCCGAGGCCGGCCGCGACCAGAGCGTTGCCGCGGTGAAGTCGGCGCAGGCCGCCTATGATGCCGCGCGCGACAATGTCGAGGTGACGAAAGCGCAGCAGGCCGAGGCCCGCGCGCAGCTCGCGGAGTTGCAGACCCAGCTTGCCAAGGCGGAGCGCGACCTCGCCTTCACCTCGGTGCGCGCGCCCGTCGACGGCACCTTCTCCAACCGCCTCGTCAATGCCGGCGATTTCATACAGGCCGGGCAGCGGCTCGCCAACGTGGTGCCGCTGAACGACGTCTTCATCGACGCCAATTACAAGGAAACCCAGCTCAAGCGCATCCGTCCCGGCCAGCCCGTGAAGATCTCGGTCGACGCTTACGGCCATCGCAAGTTCGCCGGAATCGTCGACAGCATTTCACCGGCGGCAGGATCGGTATTCACGCTGCTGCCGCCTGATAACGCGACCGGCAATTTCACCAAGATCGTGCAGCGGCTGCCGGTACGCATTCGCGTGCCGAAGGAAGTCGCGAAGCAGAACCTGCTGCGCGCCGGCATGTCGGTCTATATCACCGTCGACACCCGTGAGGGTGCGGCCGACGCCGACAGCGAGGCCGACCTCGATGCGCCCGGGGCGGTTCAACCGCAGTAG
- a CDS encoding DHA2 family efflux MFS transporter permease subunit: MADATAASPSAMNAATNAAERIPPRRLFAFLIMVFGMFMSILDIQVVSASLSEIQAGLSASSSEVSWVQTSYLIAEVIAIPLSGFLSRAFGTRLLFAISASGFTVASFFCGFASTIEQMILWRAIQGFLGAGMIPTVFASAYTVFPRSKFHIVGPIIGLVATLAPTIGPTVGGYITGMMSWHWLFFINIVPGIGITIGVLALVDFDRPNFALLELFDWWGLLFMAGFLGTLEYVLEEGPQSQWLEDTSVAICAAICVVSAIAFFWRVLSAREPIVDIRTFTDRNFGVGCLISFCVGIGLYGLTYMYPRYLAEVRGYSALMIGETMFVSGITMFLAAPIVGRLMTKVDMRYLIAFGLCTFALGSYQMTWITKEYDFFELLIPQILRGVGMMFAMVPTNTIALGTLAPERVKNASGLFNLTRNLGGAVGLALINQVLNERTDLHISRLHDRVNWGNATAVETLNMFTQRLQGMGDAALMAMKQLSQIVHRQAVVMGYGDAFFMLAVFYFGLSLLVLVLKKPSAMVAGGDAH; this comes from the coding sequence ATGGCCGACGCCACCGCCGCATCGCCGTCCGCGATGAACGCCGCGACCAACGCCGCCGAGCGCATCCCGCCGCGGCGGCTGTTTGCGTTTCTGATCATGGTGTTCGGGATGTTCATGTCGATCCTGGACATCCAGGTCGTCTCGGCATCGCTGTCGGAGATCCAGGCAGGCCTTTCGGCCAGCTCCAGCGAAGTATCGTGGGTGCAGACCTCCTACCTGATCGCTGAGGTGATCGCGATCCCGCTGTCCGGTTTCCTGTCGCGCGCCTTCGGCACCCGTCTGCTGTTTGCGATTTCCGCTTCCGGTTTCACCGTCGCGAGCTTCTTCTGCGGCTTTGCCTCGACCATCGAGCAGATGATCCTGTGGCGCGCGATCCAGGGATTTTTGGGCGCGGGTATGATCCCCACCGTGTTCGCGTCCGCCTATACGGTGTTTCCGCGCTCGAAGTTCCACATTGTCGGCCCGATCATCGGCCTGGTCGCGACGCTGGCGCCGACCATCGGGCCGACGGTCGGCGGTTACATCACCGGCATGATGTCCTGGCATTGGCTGTTCTTCATCAACATCGTGCCCGGCATCGGCATCACGATCGGCGTCCTCGCGCTGGTCGACTTCGACCGCCCGAATTTCGCGCTGCTCGAGCTTTTCGACTGGTGGGGGCTTCTGTTCATGGCGGGCTTTCTCGGCACCCTCGAATATGTGCTGGAAGAGGGGCCGCAATCTCAATGGCTGGAAGACACCTCCGTGGCTATCTGCGCGGCGATCTGTGTGGTCTCGGCGATCGCCTTCTTCTGGCGTGTGCTCAGCGCACGGGAGCCGATCGTCGACATCAGGACGTTTACCGACCGGAATTTCGGCGTCGGTTGCCTGATCTCGTTCTGTGTCGGCATCGGGCTGTACGGCCTGACCTATATGTATCCGCGCTATCTGGCCGAAGTGCGAGGCTACAGCGCGTTGATGATCGGCGAGACCATGTTCGTCTCGGGCATTACCATGTTCCTCGCCGCGCCGATCGTTGGCAGGCTGATGACCAAGGTCGACATGCGCTACCTCATTGCCTTCGGTCTCTGCACGTTCGCGCTCGGCTCCTACCAGATGACCTGGATCACGAAAGAATATGATTTCTTCGAATTGCTGATCCCGCAGATCCTGCGCGGCGTCGGCATGATGTTCGCAATGGTGCCGACCAACACCATCGCGCTCGGAACGCTGGCGCCGGAGCGGGTGAAGAACGCCTCGGGCCTGTTCAACCTGACGCGCAATCTCGGCGGAGCGGTCGGTCTCGCGCTCATCAACCAGGTGCTGAACGAGCGCACCGACCTGCACATCTCGCGTCTGCACGACCGCGTCAATTGGGGCAACGCCACCGCGGTCGAAACGCTCAACATGTTCACGCAACGCCTGCAGGGCATGGGCGATGCCGCGCTGATGGCGATGAAGCAATTGTCGCAGATCGTGCACCGCCAGGCCGTGGTGATGGGCTATGGCGACGCCTTCTTCATGCTGGCGGTGTTCTATTTCGGCCTGAGCCTGCTTGTCCTGGTTCTGAAAAAGCCTTCGGCAATGGTGGCCGGGGGCGATGCGCATTAG